One Mastacembelus armatus chromosome 10, fMasArm1.2, whole genome shotgun sequence DNA window includes the following coding sequences:
- the apbb2a gene encoding amyloid-beta A4 precursor protein-binding family B member 2 produces the protein MSVQTPPLSRSGSSPSNVGLSNRSGPSAAPPTSLSLRSSYNQLLGRDVIKESMETGSSATLPKSRQRYAMTSVRSAMGISDNLALSSKNQPVTRGRGLPTKSSSSSALYSSSSSSSLFNATNPKLAKNGANMQRRAESQQLELSRANTESKIHNDIRNNPASDWLEFGKDNSQQHPFRRRTKSFLEYHGKGCDLDFNWGNKEEKEEKKQQPSPEKEQASPAKERESQKEEKPSSKQTCQEEKEEVEPVVEEDEEEEDEPTPTPRQPLLPVVVEAPLSSTSSSSTNSPEWVPESHNHLQNQVPAQVREDLCVQVQASPRSPAKPPRSSQPRVIKVELHPNNENQFLQQYPSSSPKQARASERNTPTRNQEPPTLPDSKPDTGLPKVGLRMDLTPDTPSEDEDSSWTTLSQETPSPQTPQETADVWGEGDLPPGWREISDSSEVYFWHIPTGTTQYHRPVASDSLHNSTNNKPDTEPEPEQETKDSLQPPNERPSSLISDSSVEPVPSPSGSSPSSSSSSSSSSSTPSNDVTSSGPNLNTATCTTRELKDYPVYPDPSLKAFEGATLRYASLKLNPPAQLETVDLNNTFSDPEAMSFPVRSLGWVEMAEQDLCEGRSSVAVHHCIRQLSYCRRDIRDSAGVWGEGKGMLLVLQGRMLTLVDPDDRSLLHSQPISSIRVWGVGRDHDSPSPANKSLPDKTFSGPGCGGQRLWLKGLSFKPSSSCCLHPGVALTCHSSALIRSRKLEQIHIHFGLKPKSRHRQLWDFAYVARDKNTRVLKCHVFRCDTPAAAIATSLHEICSKIMAERKSAKAAAGSSSQTGSDVPLQEFPMPKTELVQKFHVLYLGMTSVSRPIGMDIINGAIDSLVSSTGKEDWTPVILSIADTTVAVIKEKARGSLLLS, from the exons ATGTCAGTACAAACTCCTCCTCTCTCTCGTTCTGGATCTTCTCCTTCAAATGTTGGTTTGTCCAATCGCAGCGGCCCCTCAGCCGCCCCACCCACCTCTCTCAGCCTTCGTTCCTCATACAACCAGCTACTTGGACGTGACGTCATCAAGGAGTCCATGGAAACCGGAAGTTCAGCCACTTTGCCAAAGAGTCGTCAGAGGTACGCGATGACCAGTGTGCGGAGTGCCATGGGGATAAGTGACAATTTGGCTTTGTCCTCTAAAAACCAACCTGTGACCAGAGGGAGAGGCCTCCCCACTAAGTCCTCCTCCAGTTCAGCCCTCTACTCATCGTCTTCCTCGTCCTCGCTGTTTAATGCGACCAATCCCAAACTGGCCAAGAATGGGGCCAACATGCAGAGACGAGCTGAGAGTCAGCAGCTGGAGCTGAGCAGAGCCAACACAGAGAGCAAAATTCACAACGATATCAGAAATAACCCAGCATCTGACTGGTTAGAGTTTGGGAAAGACAACTCTCAGCAGCACCCGTTTCGTAGAAGAACCAAGAGCTTCTTGGAGTACCATGGAAAGGGCTGCGATCTGGACTTCAACTGGGGAAacaaggaggagaaagaggagaagaagcagcagcctTCTCCAGAGAAAGAGCAGGCCAGCCCtgccaaagagagggagagccAGAAGGAGGAGAAGCCCAGTAGCAAGCAGACTtgtcaggaagagaaagaagaggtggaaccagtggtggaggaggatgaggaagaggaggatgaaccCACACCAACACCAAGACAGCCCCTGCTACCAGTGGTGGTGGAAGCCccactttcctccacctcctcttcatccaccAACAGCCCAGAGTGGGTCCCAGAAAGCCACAACCACCTCCAGAACCAGGTTCCAGCACAGGTCAGAGAAGATCTGTGTGTCCAGGTTCAGGCTAGTCCACGCAGTCCTGCAAAGCCGCCTCGCAGCTCCCAGCCCCGGGTGATCAAGGTGGAGCTGCACCCCAACAATGAGAACCAGTTTCTGCAACAGTACCCATCTTCTTCCCCCAAACAGGCCCGTGCTTCAGAGAGAAACACTCCTACCAGGAACCAGGAACCCCCTACCCTGCCAGATTCTAAGCCAGACACTGGGCTCCCTAAAGTCGGCTTAAGGATGGATCTGACTCCCGACACTCCGTCGGAGGATGAAGACTCCAGCTGGACCACTCTGTCCCAGGAGACACCTTCTCCTCAAACTCCACAAGAGACAG CAGATGTGTGGGGTGAGGGGGACCTGCCCCCAGGCTGGCGGGAGATCTCGGACTCATCAGAGGTCTATTTCTGGCACATCCCCACCGGCACCACACAGTACCACCGACCTGTTGCCTCCGACAGCCTGCACAACTCCACCAACAACAAGCCAGACActgagcctgagcctgagcAGGAAACAAAGGACTCCCTCCAGCCACCCAATGAG CGCCCCAGCAGTCTGATATCTGACAGCTCGGTGGAGCCGGTCCCCTCTCCCTCTGGCTcgtccccctcctcctcttcctcctcctcctcctcctcttccacccCCTCTAATGATGTCACCTCTTCTGGACCAAATCTCAACACCGCCACCTGCACCACCAGG GAGCTGAAGGACTATCCGGTCTACCCAGATCCCAGTCTGAAGGCATTTGAAGGGGCTACCCTTCGTTATGCTTCACTTAAGCTCAA CCCTCCTGCCCAGCTAGAGACAGTGGATCTCAACAATACCTTCTCTGATCCAGAGGCGATG TCATTTCCCGTGCGGTCTCTGGGCTGGGTGGAGATGGCAGAGCAGGACCTGTGTGAGGGGCGTAGCAGCGTGGCAGTCCACCACTGTATCAGACAGCTGTCTTACTGCAGGAGGGACATCCGAGACTCAGCTGGTGTCTGGGGAGAG GGTAAAGGGATGCTCCTGGTGCTTCAAGGCCGCATGTTGACCCTGGTTGACCCAGATGATCGTAGCCTGCTCCactctcagccaatcagcagcatCCGCGTCTGGGGTGTGGGGCGGGACCACGACAG CCCCTCCCCAGCCAATAAATCTTTACCCGATAAAACCTTCTCTGGTCCTGGCTGTGGCGGGCAGAGAC TGTGGTTGAAAGGGCTTTCCTTTAAACCCTCATCCAGCTGCTGTCTCCACCCTGGTGTTGCTCTCACCTGTCACAGTTCAGCATTGATTCGCAGTAGGAAACTGGAGCAGATCCACATCCACTTTGGACTGAAGCCAAAGTCACGACACCGTCAGCTGTG ggaCTTTGCCTACGTGGCGAGAGACAAAAACACGCGGGTGCTCAAGTGCCACGTGTTCCGATGTGATACTCCTGCTGCGGCCATCGCCACAAGTCTTCACGAAATCTGCTCCAAG ATTATGGCTGAAAGAAAAAGTGCCAAGGCTGCAGCTGGCAGCTCCTCCCAGACTGGCTCTGATGTACCCCTACAAg agtTTCCTATGCCAAAGACTGAGTTGGTACAGAAGTTTCATGTGCTGTATCTGGGGATGACATCTGTGTCTCGACCTATAG GTATGGACATCATAAATGGGGCCATAGACAGCCTTGTGTCCTCCACAGGCAAAGAGGATTGGACTCCCGTCATACTGAGTATTGCTGACACCACTG